The Carassius auratus strain Wakin chromosome 40, ASM336829v1, whole genome shotgun sequence genome has a segment encoding these proteins:
- the LOC113058628 gene encoding thiamine transporter 2-like isoform X1, whose protein sequence is MVIISRQEQYFNENISHTPDKAIIQPEEMEMECLKHWMRDWKYPTCLLCIYGFFSTVRPLEPFLIPFLTGPDKNLTTEQVTNQIFPVWTYSYLAVLVPVFLLTEWLRYKPVVVFQCLVLFSTMAMLLWCNGVPEMQAIQFTSGLVTSCDVAYFTYLYSVVELKHYLKATSFCRTAQLLGNTAGSVLGQILVSFELMSYNYILVFTLVLTAIALITSILLPMPKTSMFFHQRRSGSGETDGEGDAGTEEELQNDGQKDGIELNGSKQLQPIPEGSGNCGKKSAKNSRSGGCGDVLLRLWWDFLQCFSSNKLLVWSAWWALATGGYYQIINYVQLLWEYVEPSSNFTVYNGGVEALSNLLGAAAAYGISFSSVDWSRWGEVALGTLSALEGGALFAMVFSANIWVCYCGYIIFKSLYMLLITIAMQVLFKIRDFF, encoded by the exons GCTATCATCCAACCGGAGGAAATGGAGATGGAGTGTCTCAAGCATTGGATGAGGGACTGGAAATATCCAACTTGTCTGTTATGCATCTATGGGTTCTTCAGCACAGTAAGGCCTTTAGAACCATTTCTCATCCCGTTCCTAACTGGACCAGACAAGAACCTAACCACTGAGCAG gtAACCAATCAGATATTCCCGGTGTGGACGTACTCGTACCTGGCAGTGCTGGTTCCCGTCTTCCTTTTAACAGAGTGGCTACGTTACAAACCTGTGGTGGTCTTCCAGTGTTTAGTCCTGTTCTCCACCATGGCGATGTTGCTGTGGTGTAATGGTGTACCAGAGATGCAGGCCATACAGTTCACGAGCGGATTGGTGACGTCGTGCGACGTTGCTTACTTCACGTACCTCTACAGTGTGGTGGAGTTGAAGCACTACCTGAAAGCCACCTCATTCTGCCGGACGGCCCAGCTGCTGGGCAACACTGCTGGTTCAGTGTTGGGCCAGATCCTAGTCTCTTTTGAACTGATGTCCTATAACTACATTCTAGTGTTTACACTGGTTCTCACTGCCATTGCACTGATCACCTCCATTCTTCTCCCAATGCCCAAGACAAGTATGTTCTTCCACCAAAGGAGGAGTGGTAGTGGAGAGACTGATGGTGAAGGGGATGCGGGGACAGAGGAGGAACTTCAGAATGATGGCCAAAAAGATGGCATAGAGTTGAATGGATCCAAACAACTGCAGCCAATACCGGAAGGTTCTGGTAATTGTggtaaaaaaagtgcaaaaaattcCAGGTCAG GTGGCTGTGGTGATGTTCTGCTCCGATTGTGGTGGGACTTCCTGCAGTGTTTCTCCTCAAATAAACTGCTTGTCTGGTCAGCGTGGTGGGCGCTAGCTACCGGTGGCTACTACCAGATAATAAACTACGTCCAGCTGCTGTGGGAGTACGTGGAGCCGTCTAGTAACTTCACGGTCTACAATGGAGGAGTGGAGGCCCTCTCAAACCTGTTAG GTGCCGCGGCGGCGTATGGCATCAGTTTTTCATCTGTTGACTGGTCTCGCTGGGGTGAGGTGGCTCTGGGCACGCTCTCGGCGCTGGAAGGTGGCGCACTCTTCGCAATGGTCTTCAGCGCCAACATCTGGGTCTGCTACTGTGGCTACATCATCTTTAAGAGCCTCTACATGTTGCTCATCACCATCGCCATGCAAGTCCTGTTCAAAATACGTGACTTCTTTTAA
- the LOC113058628 gene encoding thiamine transporter 2-like isoform X2 — protein MVIISRQEQYFNENISHTPDKAIIQPEEMEMECLKHWMRDWKYPTCLLCIYGFFSTVRPLEPFLIPFLTGPDKNLTTEQVTNQIFPVWTYSYLAVLVPVFLLTEWLRYKPVVVFQCLVLFSTMAMLLWCNGVPEMQAIQFTSGLVTSCDVAYFTYLYSVVELKHYLKATSFCRTAQLLGNTAGSVLGQILVSFELMSYNYILVFTLVLTAIALITSILLPMPKTSMFFHQRRSGSGETDGEGDAGTEEELQNDGQKDGIELNGSKQLQPIPEGSGGCGDVLLRLWWDFLQCFSSNKLLVWSAWWALATGGYYQIINYVQLLWEYVEPSSNFTVYNGGVEALSNLLGAAAAYGISFSSVDWSRWGEVALGTLSALEGGALFAMVFSANIWVCYCGYIIFKSLYMLLITIAMQVLFKIRDFF, from the exons GCTATCATCCAACCGGAGGAAATGGAGATGGAGTGTCTCAAGCATTGGATGAGGGACTGGAAATATCCAACTTGTCTGTTATGCATCTATGGGTTCTTCAGCACAGTAAGGCCTTTAGAACCATTTCTCATCCCGTTCCTAACTGGACCAGACAAGAACCTAACCACTGAGCAG gtAACCAATCAGATATTCCCGGTGTGGACGTACTCGTACCTGGCAGTGCTGGTTCCCGTCTTCCTTTTAACAGAGTGGCTACGTTACAAACCTGTGGTGGTCTTCCAGTGTTTAGTCCTGTTCTCCACCATGGCGATGTTGCTGTGGTGTAATGGTGTACCAGAGATGCAGGCCATACAGTTCACGAGCGGATTGGTGACGTCGTGCGACGTTGCTTACTTCACGTACCTCTACAGTGTGGTGGAGTTGAAGCACTACCTGAAAGCCACCTCATTCTGCCGGACGGCCCAGCTGCTGGGCAACACTGCTGGTTCAGTGTTGGGCCAGATCCTAGTCTCTTTTGAACTGATGTCCTATAACTACATTCTAGTGTTTACACTGGTTCTCACTGCCATTGCACTGATCACCTCCATTCTTCTCCCAATGCCCAAGACAAGTATGTTCTTCCACCAAAGGAGGAGTGGTAGTGGAGAGACTGATGGTGAAGGGGATGCGGGGACAGAGGAGGAACTTCAGAATGATGGCCAAAAAGATGGCATAGAGTTGAATGGATCCAAACAACTGCAGCCAATACCGGAAGGTTCTG GTGGCTGTGGTGATGTTCTGCTCCGATTGTGGTGGGACTTCCTGCAGTGTTTCTCCTCAAATAAACTGCTTGTCTGGTCAGCGTGGTGGGCGCTAGCTACCGGTGGCTACTACCAGATAATAAACTACGTCCAGCTGCTGTGGGAGTACGTGGAGCCGTCTAGTAACTTCACGGTCTACAATGGAGGAGTGGAGGCCCTCTCAAACCTGTTAG GTGCCGCGGCGGCGTATGGCATCAGTTTTTCATCTGTTGACTGGTCTCGCTGGGGTGAGGTGGCTCTGGGCACGCTCTCGGCGCTGGAAGGTGGCGCACTCTTCGCAATGGTCTTCAGCGCCAACATCTGGGTCTGCTACTGTGGCTACATCATCTTTAAGAGCCTCTACATGTTGCTCATCACCATCGCCATGCAAGTCCTGTTCAAAATACGTGACTTCTTTTAA